A genome region from Crossiella equi includes the following:
- a CDS encoding FecCD family ABC transporter permease, translating into MTDTPVKLGNRARVSVTTSVLAALVLLMFCVSLAVGEFQLGLGEVVAALGGIGDYSTLLVVQELRLPRALTGLLVGLAFGVAGSLLQSLTRNPLASPDLIGITGGANVAVVLGIAFGLGSGLGVPLVALIGSLGSAFLVYSLAWQRGTTGYRIVLVGIGVQALCTGAVSYLLLRIGVYDAQGAMAWLTGTLNARDFGHVAWIGIAVAVLLPAVLLMRRWLDALQFNDDTATGLGVPVQRARLWVGVLAVGFAAVATAAAGPVVFVALVSPQLALRLCRSATPPVLASGLAGALLLLTSDLVARTLLPTELPVGVVTGVLGAPFLLWLLARANRANAG; encoded by the coding sequence GTGACCGACACCCCCGTCAAGCTCGGCAACCGCGCACGCGTGTCGGTGACCACCTCCGTGCTGGCCGCCCTCGTGCTGCTCATGTTCTGCGTGAGCCTCGCGGTCGGCGAGTTCCAGCTCGGCCTCGGTGAGGTCGTCGCCGCGCTCGGCGGCATCGGCGACTACTCGACGCTGCTGGTGGTGCAGGAGCTGCGCCTGCCGCGCGCGCTGACCGGCCTGCTGGTGGGCCTGGCCTTCGGTGTCGCGGGCTCGCTGCTCCAGTCGCTGACCCGCAACCCGCTGGCCAGCCCGGACCTCATCGGCATCACCGGCGGCGCGAACGTCGCGGTGGTGCTGGGCATCGCCTTCGGCCTGGGCAGCGGGCTCGGCGTGCCGCTGGTGGCGCTGATCGGCTCGCTCGGCTCGGCCTTCCTGGTGTACTCGCTGGCCTGGCAGCGCGGCACCACCGGCTACCGGATCGTGCTGGTCGGCATCGGCGTGCAGGCGCTGTGCACCGGCGCGGTGAGCTACCTGCTGCTGCGCATCGGCGTCTACGACGCGCAGGGTGCGATGGCCTGGCTCACCGGCACGCTCAACGCCCGCGACTTCGGCCACGTGGCGTGGATCGGGATCGCGGTGGCGGTGCTGCTGCCGGCCGTGCTGCTGATGCGGCGCTGGCTGGACGCGCTGCAGTTCAACGACGACACCGCCACCGGCCTCGGGGTGCCGGTGCAGCGGGCCCGCCTCTGGGTGGGCGTGCTCGCCGTCGGGTTCGCCGCGGTGGCCACCGCCGCCGCCGGGCCCGTCGTGTTCGTCGCGCTGGTCTCCCCGCAGCTCGCGCTGCGGCTGTGCCGGAGCGCGACCCCGCCGGTGCTGGCCTCCGGGCTCGCCGGCGCCCTGCTGTTGCTCACGAGCGACCTCGTGGCCCGGACCCTGCTGCCGACCGAGCTCCCGGTCGGCGTGGTCACCGGGGTGCTCGGGGCGCCGTTCCTGTTGTGGTTGCTGGCAAGGGCGAACCGCGCCAACGCCGGTTGA
- a CDS encoding TetR/AcrR family transcriptional regulator: MGHETGTAARIYRGMRPEQRKADRRARLVEAALELFTTAGYHGTRIEQLCTHAGVSTRNFYEEFPNKEALLLSLHNDINAIALNHVVNGLRSLPDSATPAERIGTLLDVFMADITADPRRPRVAYVEAVAVSPAMERQHQRWVGEWATLIEGEAARAAKRGQAPERDYHLIATALVGAVTGLLREWQAAAKPMPAEQVTATMRHIMVAAITHPG; this comes from the coding sequence ATGGGCCACGAGACGGGGACGGCCGCGCGGATCTACCGCGGCATGCGTCCCGAACAGCGCAAGGCCGACCGCAGGGCGCGGCTGGTCGAGGCGGCGCTGGAGCTGTTCACCACCGCCGGCTACCACGGCACGCGCATCGAGCAGCTGTGCACGCACGCCGGGGTCTCCACGCGGAACTTCTACGAGGAGTTCCCGAACAAGGAGGCCCTGCTGCTCAGCCTGCACAACGACATCAACGCGATCGCGCTCAACCACGTGGTGAACGGCCTGCGCTCGCTGCCGGACTCGGCCACCCCGGCCGAGCGAATCGGCACGCTGCTGGACGTGTTCATGGCCGACATCACCGCCGACCCCCGGCGCCCCCGGGTGGCCTACGTGGAGGCGGTCGCGGTCAGCCCGGCCATGGAGCGGCAGCACCAGCGCTGGGTGGGCGAGTGGGCCACGCTGATCGAGGGCGAGGCGGCACGCGCGGCCAAGCGCGGGCAGGCCCCGGAGCGGGACTACCACCTGATCGCGACGGCGCTGGTCGGGGCGGTCACCGGGCTGCTGCGCGAGTGGCAGGCCGCGGCCAAGCCGATGCCCGCCGAACAGGTCACCGCGACCATGCGGCACATCATGGTCGCGGCCATCACGCACCCGGGCTGA
- a CDS encoding FecCD family ABC transporter permease, with translation MSRPLGLLLAVAVLGAVCLLSIIVGSVDLGVGEVLTALFQPGGGESEAIIRGLRVPRTGFGLAIGAALGLAGALMQGVTRNALADPGILGVTSGAAFGVTLSVLLGGVASFYGYVWFAFAGALVATVVVFTLGSLGRDGARPAKLALAGAAVSAMLNSAVSAVLLLDAATLDRYRFWAVGAISGQDPRVLYQLLPFLVLGAVLALAVSPALNSLALGEDVARALGRNVRLIRVVSVIAITLLAGAATAACGPMVFLGLVVPHMVRQLTGPDHRWVLVYSMVVAPVLLLGADILGRVLARPEELHVGIIVAFLGAPFFIALVRRQRLPEL, from the coding sequence TTGTCGCGCCCACTCGGTCTGCTCCTCGCCGTCGCGGTGCTGGGGGCTGTCTGTCTGCTCTCCATCATCGTCGGCAGCGTCGACCTCGGTGTCGGCGAGGTGCTGACCGCGTTGTTCCAGCCCGGCGGCGGCGAGTCGGAGGCCATCATCCGCGGCCTGCGCGTGCCCCGCACCGGGTTCGGGCTCGCCATCGGCGCGGCCCTGGGCCTGGCCGGGGCGCTCATGCAGGGGGTCACCCGCAACGCGCTCGCCGATCCCGGCATCCTCGGCGTCACCTCCGGCGCCGCCTTCGGGGTCACGCTGTCCGTGCTGCTCGGCGGGGTCGCCTCCTTCTACGGCTACGTGTGGTTCGCCTTCGCCGGGGCCCTGGTGGCCACCGTCGTGGTGTTCACCCTCGGCAGCCTCGGCCGCGACGGGGCCCGGCCCGCCAAGCTCGCCCTGGCCGGGGCCGCGGTGTCGGCCATGCTCAACTCGGCGGTGTCGGCGGTGCTGCTCCTGGACGCGGCCACCCTCGACCGCTACCGGTTCTGGGCGGTCGGCGCGATCAGCGGCCAGGACCCCCGGGTGCTCTACCAGCTGCTGCCGTTCCTGGTCCTGGGCGCGGTGCTCGCGCTCGCGGTCAGCCCGGCCCTGAACAGCCTCGCGCTCGGTGAGGACGTGGCGCGTGCGCTCGGCCGCAACGTGCGGCTGATCCGGGTCGTCTCGGTCATCGCCATCACGCTGCTCGCCGGGGCGGCCACCGCCGCGTGCGGGCCGATGGTCTTCCTCGGGCTCGTCGTACCGCACATGGTCCGGCAGCTCACCGGCCCCGACCACCGGTGGGTGCTCGTCTACTCCATGGTCGTGGCGCCGGTCCTGCTGCTGGGCGCGGACATCCTCGGCCGGGTGCTGGCCCGCCCGGAGGAGCTGCACGTCGGCATCATCGTCGCCTTCCTCGGTGCCCCCTTCTTCATCGCGCTGGTCCGTCGCCAGCGCCTCCCGGAGCTGTGA
- a CDS encoding FUSC family protein, protein MTSRTPAPARKGPSPFVFPVIMIVVIGGVAGLGVLAGLGNAAILGALSAMFCLIAALGGALWPDLKLLAVFAPAVVAVVAGPRLLAEVSVPAAVAVVVVVVFGVSLLPAFGPRYVTVALGLGMGALFGYTFQFTGTAEVWQVVAAPALGVAVVIVLRLLLGLKDPDKPTRTAVAAVLTDRNHAVPDTAVRAWRGDRQRRWLGQVLDGAFRYRTTSSLLADRADAVEEPLATRLRELVEAAKAEATALAGVVVDGGQAPARNRPVTPEDLPGKTRPLIEVLWGGLDRVREALPDRDRTPVRSWIGAEYPGARLRESLTWQSAQFRHALRCAIGVLVALLVAHERPGDPLMPSFLMATFMIMQPDWRTSATRAWQRSAGTVLGAVALVVVLWLLPQGALLPIGVVAMLVGFSFQQTYPIVFNGCMALMLVGMNVGTRHLDPTAVLVEYLLLILLAVAIGLLFGFAVVPGVRTPGPLERVRRATEGLRTALAGLSRHLAEGGLPDMRAAVRNQRRAAAQLHTLLGAQLKGRDDTEANRAALAQADDALRGLRSGVIGLVAHGDDLSTAREALDWLLGALSAPDKLAEPPAGRDEEQRLLLDSLASDVLGLREATASLGKA, encoded by the coding sequence GTGACCTCCCGCACGCCCGCCCCCGCCCGCAAGGGGCCGTCCCCGTTCGTCTTCCCGGTGATCATGATCGTGGTCATCGGCGGTGTGGCCGGGCTCGGAGTGCTCGCCGGGCTCGGCAACGCCGCGATCCTGGGCGCCCTCAGCGCCATGTTCTGCCTGATCGCGGCGCTCGGGGGCGCGCTGTGGCCGGACCTGAAGCTGCTCGCGGTGTTCGCGCCGGCCGTGGTGGCCGTGGTGGCCGGGCCCCGACTGCTGGCCGAGGTGTCGGTACCGGCCGCGGTCGCGGTGGTCGTCGTGGTGGTGTTCGGGGTGTCGCTGCTGCCCGCGTTCGGGCCGCGGTACGTCACGGTGGCGCTCGGGCTCGGCATGGGCGCGCTGTTCGGCTACACCTTCCAGTTCACCGGTACCGCCGAGGTCTGGCAGGTGGTGGCCGCGCCCGCGCTGGGCGTGGCCGTGGTCATCGTGCTGCGCCTGCTGCTGGGCCTGAAGGATCCGGACAAGCCGACCCGCACGGCGGTGGCCGCGGTGCTCACCGACCGGAACCACGCGGTGCCGGACACCGCGGTCCGGGCCTGGCGCGGAGACCGGCAGCGGCGCTGGCTGGGCCAGGTGCTGGACGGCGCCTTCCGCTACCGCACCACGTCCTCCCTGCTGGCCGACCGGGCGGACGCGGTGGAGGAGCCCCTGGCCACCCGGCTGCGCGAGCTGGTCGAGGCGGCCAAGGCCGAGGCCACCGCGCTGGCGGGCGTGGTCGTGGACGGCGGGCAGGCCCCGGCTCGCAACCGCCCGGTCACCCCGGAGGATCTGCCGGGCAAGACCCGCCCGCTGATCGAGGTGCTGTGGGGCGGCCTGGACCGCGTGCGCGAGGCCCTGCCCGACCGCGACCGCACCCCGGTGCGGTCCTGGATCGGCGCGGAGTACCCGGGTGCCCGCCTGCGGGAGTCCCTGACCTGGCAGTCCGCCCAGTTCCGGCACGCCCTCCGGTGCGCCATCGGGGTCCTGGTGGCCCTGCTGGTCGCCCACGAACGGCCGGGCGACCCGCTGATGCCGTCGTTCCTGATGGCCACCTTCATGATCATGCAGCCGGACTGGCGGACCAGCGCCACCCGCGCGTGGCAGCGCTCGGCGGGCACCGTGCTGGGCGCGGTGGCGCTGGTGGTCGTGCTGTGGCTGCTGCCGCAGGGCGCCCTGCTGCCCATCGGGGTGGTGGCCATGCTGGTCGGCTTCAGCTTCCAACAGACCTACCCGATCGTGTTCAACGGCTGCATGGCGCTGATGCTCGTCGGCATGAACGTGGGCACCCGCCACCTCGACCCGACGGCCGTGCTGGTGGAGTACCTGCTGCTGATCCTGCTGGCGGTCGCGATCGGCCTGCTGTTCGGCTTCGCGGTGGTCCCGGGCGTCCGCACCCCGGGCCCCCTGGAACGCGTGCGCCGGGCCACCGAGGGCCTGCGCACGGCCCTGGCAGGCCTGTCCCGGCACCTGGCCGAGGGCGGCCTGCCGGACATGCGGGCGGCGGTGCGCAACCAGCGCCGCGCCGCGGCCCAGCTGCACACCCTGCTGGGCGCCCAGCTCAAGGGCCGGGACGACACGGAGGCCAACCGGGCGGCCCTGGCCCAGGCCGACGACGCCCTGCGCGGCCTGCGCAGCGGGGTGATCGGCCTGGTGGCCCACGGCGACGACCTGAGCACCGCCCGCGAGGCCCTGGACTGGCTGCTGGGCGCGCTGAGCGCACCGGACAAGCTCGCCGAACCGCCCGCGGGCCGGGACGAGGAGCAGCGCCTGCTGCTGGACAGCCTGGCCTCGGACGTGCTGGGCCTGCGGGAGGCGACGGCGAGCCTGGGCAAGGCCTGA
- a CDS encoding ABC transporter substrate-binding protein, with product MFASTALTRRRLLRAGAALATASLLAACGAGGASGGGSWEFTDDRGEKISLPAKPTRIVAQSAAAGTLWDFGVKVTGVFGPQKLADGRPDPQIGGVDLNSTQSVGQVYGEFNLEKFASLRPELTITTMFDDTLWYVPDTAKDKVKPIAGIKVGQKTVPEVLTRFAALAEALGADLRSPALTQAKADFEKAEAALRDAAKAKPGLKVLVVSATKDALYIVRPQESIDLKYFRTLGLDVVEPTQGKDYFQQVSWEQVKEFPADLVLVDNREAQALTPAQMAEVATWKLHPAVQADQVGPWAAAAPNSYQAYTKVMNDLADLVRRSRTDVVN from the coding sequence ATGTTCGCAAGCACCGCGCTCACGCGCCGCCGTCTCCTCCGTGCGGGCGCGGCCCTGGCCACCGCCTCGCTGCTCGCCGCCTGCGGTGCCGGTGGCGCGTCCGGCGGTGGCTCGTGGGAGTTCACCGACGACCGGGGCGAGAAGATCAGCCTGCCCGCCAAGCCGACCCGGATCGTCGCCCAGTCCGCCGCCGCGGGCACGCTGTGGGACTTCGGGGTCAAGGTCACCGGTGTGTTCGGCCCGCAGAAGCTGGCCGACGGGCGCCCGGACCCGCAGATCGGCGGCGTCGACCTGAACTCCACGCAGTCGGTCGGCCAGGTCTACGGCGAGTTCAACCTCGAGAAGTTCGCCTCGCTGCGGCCCGAGCTGACCATCACCACGATGTTCGACGACACGCTCTGGTACGTGCCGGACACCGCCAAGGACAAGGTCAAGCCGATCGCGGGCATCAAGGTCGGGCAGAAGACCGTGCCGGAGGTGCTGACCAGGTTCGCGGCGCTGGCCGAGGCGCTCGGCGCGGACCTGAGGAGCCCGGCGCTCACGCAGGCCAAGGCCGACTTCGAGAAGGCCGAGGCGGCGCTGCGGGACGCGGCCAAGGCCAAGCCGGGCCTGAAGGTGCTGGTGGTCTCCGCGACCAAGGACGCGCTCTACATCGTGCGCCCGCAGGAGTCGATCGACCTGAAGTACTTCCGCACCCTGGGCCTGGACGTGGTCGAGCCCACGCAGGGCAAGGACTACTTCCAGCAGGTGAGCTGGGAGCAGGTCAAGGAGTTCCCGGCCGACCTGGTGCTGGTGGACAACCGCGAGGCGCAGGCCCTGACGCCCGCGCAGATGGCCGAGGTGGCCACCTGGAAGCTGCACCCGGCCGTGCAGGCCGACCAGGTGGGCCCGTGGGCGGCCGCCGCGCCGAACAGCTACCAGGCCTACACCAAGGTCATGAACGACCTCGCCGACCTGGTGCGGCGCTCGCGCACCGACGTGGTGAACTGA
- a CDS encoding lipase family protein: MSSRLRSLGAGLLTVLVLAALPATAQAAPAAPAGVPLPSADPFYAPPSPLPGKAGDLLRSRQVKVTVLGLEVPVAAWQILYRSTSATGEPIAVSGTVLLPQTPATGKPRPLVSYAVGSHGLHETCAPSYKMRTGTENEVALIGQFLLAGFGLVITDYQGLGVAGPHTYAVGPVAGYAMLDAARAAKKTPGTELADSPVGIYGYSQGGQAAAFAGELAPSYAPELPVVGVSAGGVPRDLRELFPVIDGGPFSALMVSAISGHIAAYQDLPEEFINEAGRKLIAKQRTECVVGTLIVTGAFKRLQDLAAVPDPIKDPRWQARLAADVPGSRKPTAPVLLFHGSFDNIIPHRIAKPLLGDYCARGATVEWRTIPLTEHILGNVAGVPMTVDWFKSRFAGVPAGSSC, encoded by the coding sequence GTGTCTTCCCGCCTTCGGTCACTCGGCGCCGGTCTGCTGACCGTGCTCGTGCTGGCCGCCCTGCCCGCCACCGCCCAGGCCGCCCCCGCCGCGCCCGCCGGTGTTCCCCTGCCCTCGGCGGACCCCTTCTACGCTCCGCCCTCGCCGCTGCCCGGCAAGGCCGGTGACCTGCTGCGGTCCCGTCAGGTCAAGGTCACCGTGCTCGGTCTGGAGGTGCCGGTCGCGGCCTGGCAGATCCTCTACCGCTCCACCTCGGCCACCGGCGAGCCGATCGCGGTCTCCGGCACCGTGCTGCTGCCGCAAACCCCGGCCACCGGCAAGCCCCGGCCGCTGGTGAGCTACGCGGTCGGCTCGCACGGCCTGCACGAGACCTGCGCGCCCTCGTACAAGATGCGCACCGGCACGGAGAACGAGGTCGCGCTCATCGGCCAGTTCCTGCTCGCCGGGTTCGGCCTGGTCATCACCGACTACCAGGGCCTGGGGGTGGCCGGTCCGCACACCTACGCGGTCGGCCCGGTCGCCGGGTACGCGATGCTGGACGCCGCGCGGGCGGCGAAGAAGACGCCCGGCACCGAGCTCGCGGACAGCCCGGTCGGCATCTACGGCTACTCACAGGGCGGCCAGGCCGCCGCGTTCGCCGGGGAGCTGGCGCCCTCCTACGCGCCGGAGCTCCCCGTGGTGGGCGTCTCCGCCGGGGGTGTGCCGCGCGACCTGCGCGAGCTGTTCCCGGTGATCGACGGCGGGCCGTTCTCCGCGCTGATGGTCAGCGCGATCTCCGGGCACATCGCCGCCTACCAGGACCTGCCCGAGGAGTTCATCAACGAGGCCGGGCGCAAGCTGATCGCCAAGCAGCGCACCGAGTGCGTCGTGGGCACGCTGATCGTCACCGGCGCGTTCAAGAGGCTCCAGGACCTGGCCGCGGTACCCGACCCGATCAAGGACCCGCGCTGGCAGGCCCGCCTGGCCGCGGACGTGCCGGGCAGCCGCAAGCCCACCGCGCCGGTGCTGCTCTTCCACGGCTCCTTCGACAACATCATCCCGCACCGCATCGCCAAGCCCCTGCTCGGCGACTACTGCGCGCGCGGGGCGACCGTGGAGTGGCGCACCATCCCGCTCACCGAGCACATCCTCGGCAACGTCGCGGGCGTGCCGATGACGGTGGACTGGTTCAAGTCCCGCTTCGCCGGGGTGCCCGCCGGGTCCTCCTGCTGA
- a CDS encoding RNHCP domain-containing protein, with amino-acid sequence MPNLNDASESGQGARKFTRRVEDFTCGHCAKTVRGNGYTNHCPHCLYSRHVDVNPGDRAATCGALMAPVAAGIQKDAYFVVQRCVRCGHQRRNKTSARDSRETILTYFGRPIPG; translated from the coding sequence ATGCCTAATTTGAACGACGCGTCCGAATCCGGCCAGGGTGCCCGGAAGTTCACCCGCCGCGTCGAGGACTTCACCTGTGGTCACTGCGCCAAGACCGTCCGCGGCAACGGCTACACCAACCACTGCCCGCACTGCCTGTACTCGCGCCACGTGGACGTCAACCCGGGCGACCGGGCCGCGACCTGCGGCGCGCTGATGGCGCCGGTGGCCGCGGGGATCCAGAAGGACGCCTACTTCGTGGTGCAGCGGTGCGTGCGGTGCGGGCACCAGCGGCGGAACAAGACCTCGGCGCGGGACAGCAGGGAGACCATCCTCACGTACTTCGGGCGGCCCATCCCGGGCTGA
- a CDS encoding FtsK/SpoIIIE domain-containing protein, with the protein MDEANAAAVALTGHGLVTGLSELSRADATRALLRDLVTGCPPERLNLLLVDPADGPLFDGCEELPQLAHLLRGEAAFDHTSTALHNESQRRTALLRSGGFRTRADYLAATGEDPDAEPMAELVVVLNKLSRLHRVTPWTTDTVRDNLAGWRERGIRLLVLEDRAADLPEGLAEHFGFELATGESGHELRVSGAEPVAVPAVAVPELPKPEPGAVPRSLLLRPWTERPPLDALLNLTEDEARGLHDPAAHWINPVIGVVERPFGNTRTPHHLSLETGDGHALFVGEASAGLGELLRTTALSLALGSTPEELELHVLDFVGDGLADLAALPHTVFSATPEQAGLFWYAASELAGLVQRRQQQVVPFGTRDAAVVIVHGWYGLRAHPDLLNTVIDLVHRGHTAGVHVVLGIHRWSELDPSLADAFGTRLELRLSAPHFSAIDPQRAAKLPVGKGHGLTWQNDSFLAASPDCQDHRDPVAAIAEAWRGPRQRVLRLLPERLAVAEVPAGEKLPLGIVEPDWRGFGLGESQHLLCLGEEGAGKTNLVNAVVDGIKAAYTPEQALIVIVDPRRTMLGRHDGKHLLEYVVSQQRTKAMVAEVRESLLKRRGAAEWRGPELFLVLDDFERSALDGYDAILDLLPHARQIGLHVVMAGMYHGGDRVELAKRLPLADTLALLLSGDPEQTEPVTGLRPYRVPPGRALMSRHGQTWLVQTGLAPGDPA; encoded by the coding sequence TTGGACGAGGCGAACGCGGCAGCGGTGGCGCTGACCGGGCACGGGCTGGTCACCGGCCTCAGTGAACTGTCCAGAGCGGACGCGACACGGGCGCTGCTGCGCGACCTGGTCACCGGGTGCCCGCCGGAGCGGCTGAACCTGCTGCTGGTCGACCCGGCGGACGGCCCGCTCTTCGACGGGTGCGAGGAGCTGCCCCAGCTGGCGCACCTGCTGCGCGGCGAGGCGGCCTTCGACCACACCTCCACCGCGCTGCACAACGAGAGCCAGCGCCGCACCGCCCTGCTGCGGTCCGGCGGCTTCCGCACCCGGGCCGACTACCTGGCCGCGACCGGCGAGGACCCGGACGCCGAGCCGATGGCCGAGCTGGTGGTGGTGCTGAACAAGCTGAGCCGCCTGCACCGCGTGACGCCGTGGACCACCGACACCGTCCGGGACAACCTGGCGGGCTGGCGCGAGCGCGGCATCCGCCTGCTGGTGCTGGAGGACCGCGCGGCCGACCTGCCCGAGGGCCTGGCCGAGCACTTCGGCTTCGAGCTGGCCACCGGGGAGAGCGGGCACGAGCTGCGGGTCTCCGGCGCGGAACCCGTTGCGGTACCGGCGGTCGCGGTGCCGGAGCTGCCGAAGCCCGAGCCGGGCGCGGTACCGCGGTCGCTGCTGCTGCGGCCGTGGACCGAGCGGCCGCCGCTGGACGCGCTGCTCAACCTCACCGAGGACGAGGCGCGCGGCCTGCACGACCCGGCCGCGCACTGGATCAACCCGGTCATCGGCGTGGTGGAGCGACCCTTCGGCAACACCCGCACCCCGCACCACCTGTCGCTGGAGACCGGCGACGGGCACGCGCTGTTCGTGGGCGAGGCCTCCGCCGGGCTGGGCGAGCTGTTGCGCACCACCGCGTTGAGCCTGGCACTGGGCAGCACGCCCGAGGAGCTGGAGCTGCACGTGCTGGACTTCGTCGGTGACGGCCTCGCCGACCTGGCCGCGCTGCCGCACACGGTGTTCTCCGCGACGCCGGAGCAGGCCGGGCTGTTCTGGTACGCCGCGAGCGAGCTGGCCGGGCTGGTCCAGCGCCGGCAGCAGCAGGTGGTGCCGTTCGGCACCCGCGACGCGGCGGTGGTCATCGTGCACGGCTGGTACGGCCTGCGCGCCCACCCCGACCTGCTGAACACGGTCATCGACCTGGTGCACCGGGGCCACACCGCGGGTGTGCACGTGGTGCTGGGCATCCACCGCTGGAGCGAGCTGGACCCGTCGCTGGCCGACGCGTTCGGCACCCGCCTGGAGCTGCGGCTGTCCGCACCGCACTTCTCCGCCATCGACCCGCAGCGCGCGGCGAAGCTGCCCGTGGGCAAGGGGCACGGCCTCACCTGGCAGAACGACTCCTTCCTGGCCGCCAGCCCGGACTGCCAGGACCACCGCGACCCGGTGGCGGCGATCGCCGAGGCCTGGCGGGGGCCGAGGCAGCGCGTGCTGCGGCTGCTGCCGGAGCGGCTGGCGGTGGCCGAGGTGCCCGCCGGGGAGAAGCTGCCGCTGGGCATCGTGGAGCCGGACTGGCGGGGCTTCGGCCTCGGCGAGTCCCAGCACCTGCTGTGCCTGGGCGAGGAGGGGGCGGGCAAGACGAACCTGGTGAACGCGGTGGTCGACGGCATCAAGGCCGCCTACACCCCCGAGCAGGCGTTGATCGTCATCGTCGACCCGCGCCGCACCATGCTCGGCCGCCACGACGGCAAGCACCTGTTGGAGTACGTGGTCAGCCAGCAGCGCACCAAGGCCATGGTCGCCGAGGTGCGCGAGTCGCTGCTGAAGCGGCGCGGCGCGGCCGAGTGGCGCGGCCCGGAGCTGTTCCTGGTGCTGGACGACTTCGAGCGCTCCGCCCTGGACGGCTACGACGCGATCCTGGACCTGCTGCCGCACGCCCGGCAGATCGGCCTGCACGTGGTGATGGCGGGCATGTACCACGGCGGGGACCGGGTGGAGCTGGCCAAGCGGCTGCCGCTGGCGGACACGCTGGCGCTGCTGCTCAGCGGCGACCCGGAACAAACCGAGCCGGTCACCGGCCTGCGCCCGTACCGCGTGCCGCCCGGCCGGGCGCTGATGTCCCGGCACGGGCAGACCTGGCTGGTGCAGACCGGCCTCGCACCGGGGGATCCGGCATGA
- a CDS encoding DUF998 domain-containing protein, producing the protein MDPTLRLLTRALAVTALTLLSCATGLALFVDLGHLGQLNPIRSTFSELIFTEQGARLVGVCLLAAASGSLALAGALVGAAAPGCRSAAWLLVVWAAGLLLAAVFPMEPVHEPITLYGAVHRYSAALGFLALPVAGLLLATRFRGDPRWGRLSTPLRVLAWAGLTGVGAFLATFVPVDRPLWLLGERGYSGAAERLLLAAHVVLLVVLTWRVLRHSARPAPSPPREPLPVRGEPVVGSTVDG; encoded by the coding sequence ATGGATCCCACGCTGCGCCTGCTCACCCGGGCCCTGGCCGTGACCGCTCTGACCCTGCTCTCCTGCGCGACCGGCCTCGCGCTGTTCGTCGACCTCGGGCACCTCGGGCAGCTCAACCCGATCCGGTCCACCTTCAGCGAGCTCATCTTCACCGAGCAGGGCGCGCGGCTGGTCGGGGTGTGCCTGCTGGCCGCCGCCTCCGGGTCGCTCGCCCTGGCCGGGGCGCTGGTCGGGGCAGCCGCGCCCGGGTGCCGGAGCGCGGCCTGGCTGCTCGTGGTGTGGGCGGCCGGGCTGCTGCTCGCGGCGGTCTTCCCGATGGAGCCGGTGCACGAGCCCATCACCCTCTACGGCGCCGTGCACCGGTACTCGGCGGCCCTGGGGTTCCTCGCCCTGCCGGTGGCCGGGCTGCTGCTGGCCACCCGGTTCCGCGGCGACCCGCGGTGGGGACGGCTGAGCACCCCGCTGCGCGTGCTGGCCTGGGCCGGGCTCACCGGGGTCGGGGCGTTCCTGGCCACCTTCGTCCCGGTGGACCGGCCGCTGTGGCTGCTCGGCGAACGCGGTTACAGCGGTGCCGCCGAACGGCTGTTGCTCGCCGCCCACGTGGTCCTGCTGGTGGTGCTCACCTGGCGCGTGCTCCGTCACTCCGCGCGACCGGCGCCGTCACCACCGCGCGAACCCTTACCCGTCCGGGGCGAACCCGTGGTGGGGTCCACTGTGGACGGCTAG